In Deltaproteobacteria bacterium, the following proteins share a genomic window:
- a CDS encoding LemA family protein, whose amino-acid sequence MKRFGLLIALVGVVLTSAVGCGIQSIPMAKNDVDATLAEVTNQYKRRADLIPNLVETVKGYAKQENSTLVAVTEARAKATSMNIDPSKVTPDQLQKFSEAQGQLSQALGRLLAVSENYPDLKSNQNFRDLQAQLEGTENRITVARNRYIESIKVFNNLVTVFPTSLTNSFHFKFQPMPQFGAEVTEEEKKAPPVKF is encoded by the coding sequence ATGAAAAGGTTTGGTCTTCTGATAGCACTAGTGGGCGTGGTGTTGACGTCAGCTGTAGGCTGCGGAATTCAATCGATCCCGATGGCTAAAAACGACGTCGATGCGACGCTCGCTGAGGTGACCAACCAGTACAAGCGCCGGGCAGATCTTATTCCCAATCTCGTTGAGACCGTGAAGGGATACGCGAAACAAGAAAACTCGACACTTGTCGCGGTCACGGAAGCGCGGGCGAAGGCGACTTCAATGAACATCGACCCTTCGAAAGTAACGCCGGATCAATTGCAGAAGTTCTCTGAGGCTCAAGGTCAACTTTCACAGGCGCTTGGAAGACTTTTGGCGGTTTCAGAGAATTATCCAGATTTAAAATCCAATCAAAACTTTCGCGACCTCCAGGCGCAGCTCGAAGGAACTGAGAACCGCATCACCGTGGCGCGCAATCGGTATATTGAATCCATCAAGGTGTTCAATAACCTTGTGACCGTCTTTCCGACGAGCCTTACAAATTCCTTTCATTTTAAATTTCAACCAATGCCTCAGTTTGGTGCCGAAGTGACCGAGGAAGAGAAAAAAGCTCCTCCGGTGAAATTCTAA
- a CDS encoding glycosyltransferase family 9 protein, protein MQRVGWIRMGALGDLLVGLASLREIIDQWPQAKISVIGPKLWLEILEPGFWPEIDRVVVLERKKTAASVYQRSARFAGGQEQGPEQVWQLTSTSGWTLRQEIETGYDVLFNTRVDSPREAFPAFWARVPERWGAASGLARFIYTHRGTHYGKDPLLHERDVPLLLQDEITDRSRLSAYSTLQSRIENSPRIEKWRKRGLPCPREVSKLQSDEKLFLVNPTSSRREKAWPSKKFYELLQTLNASPEFLGVELKVLGAPSETDWLNEVSRGEFAIVQPPNIGELFSTVAKACLMLTNTSSVQFIAAATATPVVTLMGRARPEIWGPLGPKDLVVRGSEPSNIESLFEREQKAYESIELEEVKAAVIRQFQSIQKSI, encoded by the coding sequence GTGCAGCGCGTGGGCTGGATCCGAATGGGGGCACTGGGAGATCTCTTGGTGGGCCTTGCGAGTCTTCGCGAAATTATTGATCAGTGGCCACAGGCGAAAATCTCGGTGATTGGACCTAAACTTTGGCTGGAAATTTTGGAACCGGGATTCTGGCCAGAAATCGACCGAGTTGTAGTCCTAGAACGAAAGAAAACCGCTGCTTCGGTTTACCAACGTTCTGCTCGTTTCGCTGGCGGCCAGGAGCAAGGCCCAGAGCAAGTTTGGCAGCTTACCTCAACGAGCGGTTGGACATTGAGGCAAGAAATCGAGACCGGATACGATGTTTTATTTAACACCCGGGTGGATTCTCCGCGGGAGGCTTTTCCGGCTTTTTGGGCGAGAGTTCCCGAGCGGTGGGGGGCGGCGAGCGGCTTAGCTCGTTTCATCTACACTCATCGGGGAACCCATTATGGAAAAGATCCGCTGCTTCACGAGCGTGATGTGCCGCTTCTGCTGCAAGATGAAATCACTGACCGATCGAGGCTTTCTGCCTATTCGACCCTGCAATCGCGAATTGAGAACTCGCCGCGCATCGAAAAGTGGCGGAAGAGAGGGCTTCCGTGTCCACGCGAAGTTTCCAAACTTCAGAGCGACGAAAAGTTATTCCTTGTGAATCCAACGTCGAGCCGACGTGAAAAGGCGTGGCCAAGTAAGAAGTTTTACGAGTTGCTTCAGACTCTAAACGCATCGCCAGAGTTCCTCGGTGTCGAACTCAAAGTATTGGGTGCGCCATCCGAAACCGATTGGTTGAACGAAGTTTCGCGCGGCGAATTTGCAATTGTCCAACCGCCAAACATAGGCGAGCTGTTTAGTACCGTCGCTAAGGCGTGCCTCATGTTGACGAATACAAGTTCCGTGCAGTTTATTGCGGCAGCGACGGCGACCCCGGTGGTGACTTTGATGGGACGCGCTCGACCCGAGATTTGGGGACCGTTAGGACCAAAGGATCTCGTTGTTCGTGGCTCTGAGCCGTCCAATATAGAATCGCTGTTTGAGCGCGAGCAAAAGGCTTACGAATCGATCGAGCTTGAAGAAGTCAAAGCGGCCGTGATTCGACAGTTTCAGTCTATTCAGAAATCAATTTGA
- a CDS encoding glycosyltransferase family 4 protein has product MTSHPRQKRILHVYQSPSYSGAEAYARDVALWHAKKQHEVVFLTKAASPLDIKLLSDMAALGNQHFLVESDINRLHLQSFDAIILHSTRELKNHWPRLLWKLAGRSTSCTVLYSHIWISHSKRDPIHYLLYKMIDQFWCSSLASKKNLEQQLPMAPDKIRVVHYGRDIDVFEKNLKSKSAARDLLKIPQEAKVFGTLGRVDQGKGSRELFDAAIPLLSENPSLHFLMIGPPTASDPKAVALDHQLERELQNLESTKPKIRSRIHKVGRLEDGSSYLSAFDLFVLATYKENFALTLLEAQLAGVPCLATNAGGSPDLVAPGKTGWLFEPASTASLEAAIHLALSEESKWKEFGTNSKELVRQTYRFDRVLNELDLNLGL; this is encoded by the coding sequence ATGACCAGTCATCCACGACAGAAACGTATTCTTCACGTTTATCAAAGCCCCAGCTATTCAGGAGCTGAAGCCTATGCACGAGACGTCGCACTCTGGCACGCGAAGAAACAGCACGAGGTCGTTTTCCTAACGAAAGCCGCAAGTCCCTTAGACATTAAACTACTAAGCGACATGGCAGCGCTCGGAAATCAGCACTTCTTGGTCGAGTCTGATATAAATCGACTTCACCTTCAGTCGTTCGACGCGATCATCCTGCACTCGACGCGAGAGTTGAAAAACCATTGGCCTCGTCTTCTCTGGAAGCTGGCCGGAAGGTCCACCTCTTGCACCGTGCTCTATTCCCACATATGGATCAGTCATTCTAAACGCGATCCGATTCATTACTTGCTCTACAAAATGATTGATCAATTCTGGTGCTCGAGCTTGGCGTCAAAGAAAAATCTCGAGCAGCAGCTTCCGATGGCACCCGACAAAATTCGGGTCGTTCATTACGGTCGCGACATCGACGTCTTTGAGAAAAACCTAAAAAGTAAATCGGCTGCCCGAGACCTTCTAAAAATTCCACAAGAAGCGAAAGTATTCGGCACTCTCGGGCGGGTAGACCAGGGCAAAGGAAGTCGGGAACTTTTTGATGCCGCCATTCCGCTTCTCAGCGAAAATCCGTCCCTTCACTTTCTTATGATCGGACCACCTACTGCCAGCGACCCCAAAGCCGTCGCTCTCGACCACCAATTGGAACGTGAACTTCAAAATTTAGAGTCTACGAAGCCTAAGATTCGGTCGCGGATTCACAAAGTCGGGCGCCTCGAGGACGGTTCAAGCTACCTCTCGGCCTTCGATCTCTTTGTATTAGCCACATACAAAGAAAACTTCGCGCTTACGCTCTTAGAAGCGCAGCTTGCTGGTGTACCGTGCCTGGCCACAAATGCTGGCGGCTCGCCGGACCTCGTCGCCCCAGGAAAAACGGGCTGGCTTTTTGAGCCCGCATCAACCGCATCGCTCGAGGCAGCGATCCACCTCGCACTATCAGAAGAGTCAAAATGGAAAGAATTCGGCACAAACTCGAAAGAGCTTGTGCGCCAGACTTACCGGTTCGATCGAGTGCTTAATGAGCTCGACCTTAATCTCGGCCTATAA
- a CDS encoding OsmC family protein, whose translation MVKIQAVYQGDKHTRITHGPSHSVIETDAPKDNNGRGETFSPTDLVAAALGSCLLTVMAISAEKDGLDMRGATAEVTKEMAANPRRVARLTVEIRMPGRISEKEREKLETIARTCPVAKSLAEALEAPMEFRWDLL comes from the coding sequence ATGGTCAAAATCCAAGCTGTCTACCAGGGCGACAAACATACTCGAATAACCCACGGACCGTCTCACTCTGTCATAGAAACAGATGCTCCAAAAGACAACAATGGTCGTGGAGAAACATTCTCTCCGACCGATCTCGTCGCAGCTGCTCTTGGAAGCTGCCTGCTAACTGTGATGGCTATCAGTGCTGAAAAAGATGGCCTCGACATGCGCGGAGCGACAGCCGAAGTGACAAAAGAGATGGCGGCAAACCCACGGCGGGTGGCTCGGTTGACTGTTGAAATTCGAATGCCAGGAAGAATCAGCGAAAAAGAACGCGAAAAACTTGAGACAATTGCCAGGACATGCCCGGTGGCAAAGAGCCTCGCGGAGGCTCTTGAAGCGCCAATGGAATTTCGTTGGGATCTACTTTGA
- a CDS encoding vitamin B12-dependent ribonucleotide reductase, whose protein sequence is MSETRVKLQFKGVYQGTAGAAWSSRPSRILNERGEVLHSFASIEAPTTWSDQAVNIVARQYLRQRLPGGGSETSIRQLIERVSSAIRDFGETELKLFVNEKDATVFQLQLEDLVLQQKASFNSPVWFNCGLWQRYRVIGNDGNWAIDGESKAAVKLENSYERPQVSACFIQSIEDDLNSIFELVKSEARLFKFGSGTGSNFSNLRSRHELLSGGGTSSGLMSFLEVFDRAAGATKSGGTTRRAAKMVCLDLDHPEVFEFVRWKAKEEAKAQALVAAGFSSGMDGEAYHTVSGQNSNNSIRVTDEFMKAVEDDADWSTRERTSGKIVETFKARKLMRAISESAWLCADPGMQYESAIQAWHTCKNTAAIRASNPCAEFMFLDDTACNLASLNLSQFLDGNGEFQVSEFKQAVRTLIVAQDILVDFASYPSKRIAERSFQFRPLGLGYANLGATLMTLGLPYDSEQARCFAASVTSLMTAEAYRTSAELAKIKGAFLGFSANRLSMLEVMGKHLHADQLRNKLPNYSEMNRAASEAWTAAAELAAISGIRNSQVTVLAPTGTIAFMMDCDTTGIEPEFALVKRKTLAGGGALTIINQSLTRALISLKYSNQEAEQISARLRAEPQRQGEPGFLASIGIREEHVSVFHCAAELSPKAHLMMMASVQPFLSGAISKTVNLSKEATVEEVEEVFQTAWTLGLKAVAVYRDGSKGVQPLTMNPSNDVENVKRAGLRHGESLCPVCQYPAVLSGTCWVCPNCGHSISCS, encoded by the coding sequence GTGTCGGAAACCAGGGTTAAATTGCAGTTCAAAGGCGTCTACCAGGGTACGGCTGGTGCGGCTTGGTCTTCTCGCCCTAGCCGAATTCTCAACGAGCGCGGCGAAGTGCTGCATAGTTTCGCGTCCATCGAGGCTCCGACCACGTGGTCTGATCAGGCCGTGAACATCGTGGCTCGACAATATTTGCGCCAGCGACTTCCGGGCGGTGGTTCGGAAACAAGTATTCGCCAGCTCATTGAACGGGTGTCTTCGGCCATTCGGGATTTTGGTGAAACGGAACTGAAATTATTTGTGAACGAAAAAGATGCGACTGTTTTTCAACTTCAGCTTGAAGACCTAGTTCTTCAGCAAAAGGCGTCGTTTAATTCTCCGGTTTGGTTTAACTGCGGACTTTGGCAGCGCTACCGCGTTATCGGAAATGACGGCAACTGGGCCATAGATGGCGAATCTAAGGCAGCCGTGAAGCTTGAAAACAGTTACGAGCGACCGCAAGTCTCTGCGTGTTTCATTCAAAGTATTGAAGACGATTTAAACTCGATTTTCGAACTCGTCAAAAGCGAAGCGCGCCTGTTCAAATTCGGCAGCGGCACAGGCTCGAACTTTTCAAACCTCCGAAGTCGGCACGAGTTGCTCTCGGGCGGTGGAACTAGTTCGGGCCTGATGAGCTTTCTTGAAGTGTTTGACCGCGCTGCCGGTGCAACCAAATCGGGTGGCACCACACGGCGCGCGGCAAAAATGGTTTGCCTCGATTTGGATCATCCGGAAGTTTTTGAATTTGTTCGTTGGAAGGCAAAAGAAGAAGCAAAAGCGCAGGCATTAGTTGCTGCGGGCTTTTCGTCAGGGATGGACGGCGAAGCGTATCACACGGTCTCCGGCCAAAACTCGAATAACTCGATTCGCGTCACTGATGAGTTTATGAAAGCGGTCGAAGACGATGCTGATTGGTCGACGCGCGAACGGACAAGCGGGAAAATCGTTGAAACGTTTAAGGCACGGAAATTAATGCGAGCAATTTCCGAATCGGCATGGCTTTGTGCGGATCCGGGAATGCAGTATGAAAGTGCCATTCAGGCCTGGCACACCTGCAAAAATACGGCTGCTATTCGAGCCTCGAACCCCTGCGCTGAATTTATGTTTTTAGATGATACGGCCTGCAATTTGGCGTCACTCAATCTCAGCCAATTTTTAGACGGAAACGGAGAATTCCAAGTATCAGAGTTTAAGCAAGCGGTCCGTACATTGATTGTTGCCCAGGACATTTTGGTCGACTTCGCTTCTTACCCCAGTAAGCGCATTGCAGAACGGTCCTTTCAGTTCCGTCCGCTTGGTCTTGGCTACGCGAATTTGGGTGCGACATTGATGACCCTAGGACTTCCCTACGACAGTGAACAGGCGAGGTGTTTTGCTGCATCTGTGACTTCGCTCATGACTGCCGAGGCCTATCGCACAAGCGCAGAGCTCGCCAAAATCAAAGGTGCTTTCCTTGGGTTCTCTGCCAATCGCTTGTCGATGTTAGAAGTTATGGGAAAACACCTTCACGCCGACCAACTAAGAAATAAACTGCCAAATTATTCCGAGATGAATCGAGCGGCTAGCGAGGCTTGGACCGCAGCGGCGGAGCTTGCAGCGATCAGTGGAATTCGCAACTCGCAGGTTACTGTTTTAGCACCCACGGGAACGATCGCGTTCATGATGGATTGCGACACTACGGGGATTGAGCCGGAGTTCGCTCTCGTGAAACGCAAAACATTGGCCGGTGGTGGCGCATTGACGATTATCAATCAGTCGCTCACACGCGCATTGATTTCTCTCAAGTATTCGAACCAAGAAGCTGAGCAGATTTCTGCTCGACTGAGAGCAGAGCCGCAACGTCAAGGGGAACCAGGTTTTCTAGCATCCATTGGGATTCGCGAAGAACATGTTTCTGTCTTTCATTGCGCCGCAGAGCTTTCGCCTAAGGCACATTTGATGATGATGGCGTCTGTTCAACCATTTCTTAGCGGAGCGATTTCCAAAACGGTGAACTTATCGAAGGAAGCCACTGTCGAAGAGGTTGAAGAGGTTTTCCAAACTGCGTGGACGTTAGGTTTGAAAGCAGTTGCTGTGTACCGCGATGGTTCCAAAGGCGTGCAGCCACTGACGATGAATCCATCCAATGATGTCGAAAACGTTAAGCGTGCCGGCTTGAGACACGGCGAAAGCCTATGTCCGGTTTGTCAATATCCAGCAGTTCTCAGTGGAACTTGTTGGGTGTGCCCCAATTGCGGTCATTCAATTTCATGTTCCTAA
- a CDS encoding TPM domain-containing protein, producing the protein MLKFVRFGNFEPIIAIGLMLLTIFTSAAHADFVVPRLTGPVVDQANVLTEEVARELEFTIRRLQESGGPQVNVVVVESLSGLPIESAAIKIADAWKLGDQTRDDGVILLVSMNDRKIRIEVGQGLEGTLTDLDSKRIIDEQMTPAFRTGQASYGILLGSRAIMAKIAPQQVKSEFAALPVRTPTRSRELPLPLLLVLIVIAIIGSRLQKRGRYRRFRGYDPSRSAGGWTSGGGGWSGGSSGGSSSGGWSGGGGGFSGGGASGGW; encoded by the coding sequence ATGTTGAAATTTGTGCGCTTCGGAAATTTTGAGCCGATCATTGCCATTGGCCTCATGCTGCTGACGATTTTCACCAGCGCTGCGCACGCTGATTTTGTTGTTCCACGTTTGACAGGACCAGTTGTCGATCAAGCGAATGTGCTAACTGAGGAAGTGGCGCGTGAACTCGAGTTCACGATTCGTAGGTTACAGGAATCTGGCGGGCCGCAGGTCAATGTTGTCGTTGTTGAGTCTCTCTCGGGTTTACCCATCGAGTCTGCCGCAATCAAAATCGCAGATGCGTGGAAGCTCGGCGATCAAACACGGGATGATGGTGTGATTCTGTTGGTCTCGATGAATGACCGAAAAATTCGAATTGAAGTTGGTCAGGGCCTAGAAGGTACGCTGACAGATCTCGATAGTAAGCGGATCATTGATGAACAAATGACTCCCGCGTTTCGCACTGGGCAAGCGAGTTATGGAATTTTGCTAGGTAGTCGGGCGATCATGGCAAAGATTGCTCCGCAGCAGGTGAAATCAGAGTTTGCCGCACTTCCTGTTCGAACTCCGACCCGTTCGCGCGAACTTCCACTTCCACTTCTATTAGTGTTGATTGTGATCGCGATCATCGGCAGCAGGCTTCAGAAGCGCGGACGATACCGTCGATTTCGAGGGTACGATCCCTCGCGCTCGGCAGGAGGCTGGACGTCAGGCGGCGGTGGCTGGTCGGGTGGGAGTTCTGGTGGATCATCCAGCGGCGGCTGGTCAGGCGGTGGCGGCGGATTTTCCGGCGGCGGCGCCTCGGGAGGTTGGTAA
- a CDS encoding iron-sulfur cluster assembly accessory protein produces MVQLSETAAKQIEKLKTESAVNAEGFLRVKIVAGGCSGMSYKLDFDTQTTGDDKVFDQHGTRVVIDKKSFLYVAGMTLDFEGGLNGKGFIFSNPNAAKSCGCGSSFGV; encoded by the coding sequence ATGGTCCAACTCAGTGAAACCGCAGCAAAACAAATCGAAAAATTGAAAACCGAATCAGCGGTCAATGCTGAGGGTTTTTTACGGGTTAAAATTGTAGCGGGTGGCTGCTCGGGCATGTCCTATAAACTCGACTTTGATACTCAGACCACGGGCGATGATAAGGTTTTCGATCAGCACGGAACACGCGTCGTGATTGATAAAAAAAGCTTTCTCTACGTTGCTGGCATGACCCTCGACTTTGAGGGTGGCCTGAACGGAAAAGGCTTTATCTTTTCAAACCCCAACGCAGCCAAATCTTGCGGCTGCGGTTCATCTTTCGGCGTATAG
- the crtY gene encoding lycopene beta-cyclase CrtY yields the protein MNADVIIAGGGLSGGLLALRLALAHPNLRILLLERQNTLGGNHTWGFQTAGENDPWLTPVMTKSWESFDVRFPKTDKTIPLRHSVIRSADFHSGLIGILGDGVRLGCSVKAISDNEVETSTGQFLRAPLVVDATGIHREQIQKNRFFDAPCGWMKYIGFDLKLNKPHGLKLPVLMDARVPQMDGFRYFSITPINDLNLFVQECYLSSNPDLNFERISRSILAYGERNGWSVHSLSNSVVRKEQAAIPLPLQTFPADQIHQGSKRVSIEGEDFVDRSPLQISAAQGWYHSALGQAVSDATRVAEFIATRPRLRTGPVRAELRHFRKDWVDQQRFYRTFNRLVFQAVEPSLRHIAFDRLMGLKEDIIGRFQSGTSTKTDAVKILGLKPPVRSGKIYKNWASETSPPEISRPEAQT from the coding sequence ATGAATGCTGATGTAATTATCGCCGGCGGCGGTCTTTCGGGTGGTCTCCTCGCGTTGCGCCTCGCGTTGGCACACCCTAATTTGCGGATCCTGCTTCTTGAGCGCCAGAACACCCTAGGCGGCAATCATACTTGGGGCTTTCAAACAGCCGGCGAAAACGACCCCTGGCTGACGCCCGTGATGACAAAATCATGGGAAAGCTTCGATGTCCGCTTTCCGAAAACAGACAAAACGATTCCTCTTCGCCACTCGGTTATTCGATCCGCTGATTTTCATAGTGGCCTCATCGGAATTTTGGGCGATGGCGTTAGGCTTGGCTGTTCCGTGAAAGCTATTTCTGATAACGAGGTCGAAACATCGACAGGTCAGTTTTTGCGCGCGCCGCTTGTCGTGGATGCGACAGGCATTCATCGCGAGCAGATTCAGAAGAACAGGTTTTTCGATGCGCCCTGCGGCTGGATGAAATACATCGGCTTTGATTTAAAACTTAATAAACCGCACGGACTTAAACTGCCCGTTTTGATGGACGCAAGAGTTCCTCAAATGGATGGGTTTCGATATTTTTCAATCACTCCCATTAATGACCTCAATCTTTTTGTTCAGGAATGCTACTTGAGTTCGAACCCGGACTTAAATTTCGAGCGAATTAGCCGAAGCATTCTTGCCTATGGAGAGCGAAACGGTTGGTCGGTTCATTCGCTTTCAAATTCAGTAGTTCGCAAAGAGCAGGCGGCGATCCCGTTGCCACTTCAAACCTTTCCGGCTGACCAAATTCATCAAGGCTCAAAACGGGTGTCCATAGAAGGTGAAGATTTTGTCGACCGTTCCCCACTTCAGATCTCTGCCGCACAAGGATGGTATCATTCGGCATTAGGCCAAGCCGTATCCGATGCGACAAGAGTTGCAGAGTTCATTGCCACCAGGCCGCGTTTACGAACCGGACCGGTGCGAGCCGAACTCCGGCACTTCCGAAAAGACTGGGTTGATCAACAACGGTTTTATCGAACCTTTAATCGTCTCGTATTTCAAGCCGTCGAGCCTTCGCTTCGTCACATCGCCTTTGATCGGCTGATGGGCCTAAAGGAAGATATCATTGGACGATTTCAATCTGGAACGTCGACGAAAACTGATGCAGTAAAAATACTTGGCTTAAAGCCGCCTGTTCGCAGCGGCAAAATCTATAAAAATTGGGCTTCGGAAACGTCTCCTCCTGAGATCTCTCGGCCCGAGGCCCAAACGTGA
- the rffA gene encoding dTDP-4-amino-4,6-dideoxygalactose transaminase, protein MSKPTLSPNSPIPFHSPSISDREQAYVLEALTKGKLSGDGAFTKRCHAWLAENLKAPRVLLTHSCTAALEMAALLCDLNPGDEVIMPSYTFVSTANAVALRHAVPVFVDIRMDTLNIDEKLIEQAITPKTKAIFVVHYAGVAAEMDAIIEIAAKHRLKVVEDAAQGLMSTYKGKALGTIGDFGAISFHETKNIVSGEGGALIVKSDAAGLRAEIIREKGTNRSQFFRGQIDKYTWVDLGSSYLPSDILAALLLAQLERAGEITERRLKIWSTYQKGMIEIGRKLAPVPAYEPQPIQLPVVPEHCQHNGHIFYFLTKDLATRTALIEHLKAAQIQAPFHYVPLHSSPGGRRYGRVAGHMSVTDSVADRIIRLPLFAELEDPSRVLAAIEDFFLGFQPK, encoded by the coding sequence ATGTCAAAACCAACTCTCAGTCCTAATTCACCCATTCCTTTTCACTCGCCTTCCATTTCCGATCGGGAACAGGCCTACGTGCTCGAGGCACTTACTAAAGGAAAACTATCCGGCGATGGCGCATTCACCAAACGGTGCCATGCGTGGCTTGCTGAAAATCTTAAAGCCCCACGCGTTCTACTTACTCACTCGTGCACCGCTGCTCTTGAAATGGCTGCACTACTATGCGATTTGAATCCTGGCGATGAAGTCATCATGCCCTCCTACACGTTCGTTTCGACGGCGAACGCGGTGGCACTTCGCCACGCAGTGCCGGTATTTGTCGACATTCGCATGGACACTTTGAACATCGATGAAAAACTCATTGAACAAGCGATTACACCGAAAACAAAAGCCATCTTCGTTGTTCATTACGCAGGTGTCGCTGCAGAGATGGACGCAATCATAGAGATCGCCGCAAAACATCGGTTAAAGGTGGTTGAAGATGCTGCTCAAGGTCTGATGTCCACTTACAAAGGAAAAGCGCTTGGTACCATCGGCGACTTCGGCGCGATTAGCTTCCATGAAACAAAAAATATTGTGTCCGGCGAAGGTGGAGCGCTGATCGTAAAGTCAGACGCCGCTGGGCTGCGCGCCGAAATCATTCGCGAAAAGGGAACCAACCGCAGTCAGTTTTTTCGCGGCCAAATCGATAAATACACGTGGGTGGATCTCGGCTCTTCCTACCTTCCCAGCGATATTCTTGCTGCACTGCTTTTGGCTCAACTTGAACGCGCCGGTGAGATCACGGAAAGAAGGTTAAAGATTTGGAGCACGTACCAGAAGGGAATGATTGAAATCGGTCGAAAACTTGCGCCCGTTCCTGCTTACGAGCCGCAGCCGATACAACTTCCGGTAGTACCAGAACATTGCCAGCACAATGGCCACATATTTTATTTCCTGACAAAAGACCTCGCCACAAGAACGGCTTTGATCGAACATTTAAAAGCCGCTCAAATTCAAGCGCCATTTCATTACGTTCCGCTTCATTCGAGCCCTGGCGGCCGTCGCTATGGACGTGTCGCGGGACATATGAGCGTAACAGATAGCGTTGCGGATCGAATCATTCGACTTCCGCTGTTTGCGGAACTGGAAGATCCTTCCCGAGTGCTGGCGGCAATCGAAGATTTTTTTCTAGGTTTCCAGCCGAAATGA